One Papaver somniferum cultivar HN1 chromosome 10, ASM357369v1, whole genome shotgun sequence genomic window carries:
- the LOC113315666 gene encoding uncharacterized protein LOC113315666, producing the protein MSDGWTDGKKRHLINFLVNCPKGSVFLKSVDASNRTNDADFIRELVKEVIEDVGKENVVQFITDNGSNFKKAGKDLMLEYPNLFWTPCGAHCVQLMLEELGDKLMRIKTAVILGKRLVTYIYAHFQVLCLMRELTRADLHRSTKTRFATQYYTLKSLQKYKTPLQMVFVNDRWAKTRFSKETLGINALKIVTSSTFWEDVDYACSVLKPLVKVVRLVDIERKPTMPSFYDAMRIARNQLEEKFSEDDDTWGVIKACFEKRWKNNFNHALHRAAYYLNPSIFYTIEAYEMDSDPKYI; encoded by the coding sequence ATGTCCGATGGTTGGACAGATGGGAAAAAGCGACATCTTATTAACTTTTTGGTGAATTGTCCGAAAGGGTCAGTTTTCTTGAAGTCTGTAGATGCGTCAAACAGAACCAATGATGCTGATTTCATACGTGAGCTTGTAAAGGAGGTAATTGAAGATGTCGGGAAAGAAAATGTGGTTCAATTCATTACTGACAATGGTTCAAATTTTAAAAAGGCTGGGAAAGATTTAATGCTTGAATACCCGAATCTATTTTGGACTCCTTGTGGTGCTCATTGTGTCCAGTTGATGCTAGAAGAACTTGGTGACAAGCTTATGCGAATCAAGACAGCCGTCATTCTAGGTAAAAGACTTGTTACTTACATTTATGCTCATTTTCAAGTATTGTGCTTGATGAGGGAGTTGACACGTGCAGACTTACATAGGTCTACAAAGACTAGATTTGCAACTCAGTATTACACACTAAAAAGTCTTCAAAAGTATAAAACTCCTTtacaaatggtgtttgtgaatgaTAGGTGGGCAAAaactagattttcaaaagaaactCTTGGAATTAATGCACTTAAAATTGTTACAAGTAGCACATTTTGGGAAGATGTTGATTATGCTTGTAGTGTGCTGAAGCCTTTAGTTAAGGTTGTAAGGTTGGTGGACATCGAGCGCAAACCTACAATGCCTTCTTTTTATGATGCAATGAGGATAGCAAGGAATCAACTAGAGGAGAAattcagtgaagatgatgatacGTGGGGTGTAATTAAGGCTTGCTTtgagaaaagatggaagaataactTTAATCATGCTCTACATCGTGCGGCATACTATTTGAATCCTTCCATATTCTATACTATTGAAGCTTATGAAATGGATAGTGATCCAAAGTACATATAA